A region of Burkholderiales bacterium JOSHI_001 DNA encodes the following proteins:
- a CDS encoding ABC-type branched-chain amino acid transport system, periplasmic component (PFAM: Receptor family ligand binding region): MKFSQTKWGVAAVLPLALAASQALAQKGETVKIGWVDPLSGLMAPVGQNQLKSYQFIAEHFNKSNPAGVKFEMVPIDNKLSPQESTNAVKSLIDQGVRYVVQGNGSGAALAIMDAVSKHNERNPGKEMVYLNYAAVDPDLTNSKCNYWHFRMDADTSMKMEALTTFMKDQADIKKVYLVNQNYSHGHQVSKYAKEIMARKRPDIQFVGDDLHPLASVRDFAPYIAKIKASGADTVLTGNWGSDLTLLIKAANDAGLNVKFYTYYATVSGTPSALGPSAEGRVYQVGYGHSNMGGEIGKLGDQYKAKFNDDYYTLSTYHVMSILSNGMAKAKSTDPVKVAAAMEGLKFKSFNGEVEMRKTDHQMQQGLFVSVWQKADAKNPYSVENTGYGFRAVKYYEPYVASTPTSCQMKRP; this comes from the coding sequence ATGAAGTTCTCGCAGACGAAGTGGGGCGTGGCAGCTGTGCTGCCGCTGGCCCTGGCGGCCTCCCAGGCCCTGGCCCAGAAGGGCGAGACGGTCAAGATCGGCTGGGTGGACCCGCTGTCGGGCCTGATGGCGCCGGTGGGCCAGAACCAGCTCAAGAGCTACCAGTTCATCGCCGAGCACTTCAACAAGAGCAACCCGGCGGGTGTGAAGTTCGAGATGGTGCCCATCGACAACAAGCTCAGCCCGCAGGAAAGCACCAACGCGGTCAAGAGCCTGATCGACCAGGGCGTGCGTTACGTGGTGCAGGGCAATGGCTCGGGCGCGGCGCTGGCCATCATGGACGCGGTGTCCAAGCACAACGAGCGCAACCCCGGCAAGGAGATGGTCTACCTGAACTACGCCGCGGTGGACCCCGACCTGACCAACAGCAAGTGCAACTACTGGCACTTCCGCATGGACGCCGACACGTCCATGAAGATGGAAGCCCTGACCACCTTCATGAAGGACCAGGCCGACATCAAGAAGGTCTACCTGGTCAACCAGAACTACTCGCACGGCCACCAGGTCAGCAAGTACGCCAAGGAAATCATGGCGCGCAAGCGCCCGGACATCCAGTTCGTGGGCGACGACCTGCACCCGCTGGCGTCGGTGCGCGACTTCGCGCCCTACATCGCCAAGATCAAGGCCTCGGGCGCCGACACGGTGCTCACCGGCAACTGGGGCTCCGACCTCACGCTGCTGATCAAGGCCGCCAACGACGCCGGCCTGAACGTCAAGTTCTACACCTACTACGCCACCGTCAGCGGCACGCCCAGCGCTTTGGGCCCCAGCGCCGAAGGCCGTGTGTACCAGGTGGGCTATGGCCACAGCAACATGGGTGGTGAAATTGGCAAGCTGGGCGACCAGTACAAGGCCAAGTTCAACGACGACTACTACACCCTGTCCACCTACCATGTGATGTCCATCCTGTCCAACGGCATGGCCAAGGCCAAGAGCACCGACCCGGTGAAAGTGGCCGCCGCGATGGAAGGCCTGAAGTTCAAGAGCTTCAACGGCGAGGTGGAAATGCGCAAGACCGACCACCAGATGCAGCAAGGGCTGTTCGTCAGCGTGTGGCAGAAGGCCGATGCCAAGAACCCCTACAGCGTGGAAAACACCGGCTATGGCTTCCGCGCGGTGAAGTACTACGAACCCTACGTGGCCAGCACGCCCACGTCCTGCCAGATGAAGCGTCCCTGA
- a CDS encoding acyl-CoA synthetase (AMP-forming)/AMP-acid ligase II (PFAM: AMP-binding enzyme), whose protein sequence is MLGLMQDQPLLIANLLEFASRHHRSTEIVSRRVEGDIHRYTYADAAARARRVANALDRLGLAFSDRVGTLAWNGYRHYELYFGISGSGRVIHTINPRLLPEQVAWIANHAEDQVLCFDMTFLPVVKAIWSKCNTVKQWIALCDADKLPADTGIPNLRSYEDWIAGESEHYTWPQFDENSAAALCYTSGTTGNPKGALYSHRSTVLHAYGAALPDSVNLSARDSVLPVVPMFHVNAWGIPYAAAMTGAKLVFPGAALDGKSVYDLIEAEGVTLSAGVPTVWLGLLTHAQQQGLKFSTMTRTVIGGSACPPAMVRAFKLEYGVTVLHGWGMTEMSPLGTVCNLKLPQLKLGIEDQLTIMAKQGRGIFGVEMKIVDPDGKEMPWDGKTSGDLLVKGPWIIASYFKGEGGDPLVDGWFPTGDVATIDADGFLQITDRSKDVIKSGGEWISSIDVENIAMAHPAVAMAACIGVPHPKWDERPLLVVVKKPGAEATREAILAFFEGKIAKWQVPDDVAFVDSIPLGATGKMQKNKLRDQFKSHTLPGN, encoded by the coding sequence ATGCTCGGCCTGATGCAAGACCAACCGCTGCTCATTGCCAACCTGCTGGAGTTCGCCTCCCGCCACCACCGCAGCACCGAAATCGTTTCCCGCCGCGTGGAAGGCGACATCCACCGCTACACCTATGCCGACGCCGCCGCGCGGGCGCGCAGAGTGGCCAACGCGCTGGACCGTCTGGGCCTGGCTTTTTCCGACCGCGTGGGCACCCTGGCCTGGAACGGCTACCGGCACTACGAGCTGTACTTCGGCATCAGCGGCAGTGGCCGCGTCATCCACACCATCAATCCGCGCCTGCTGCCCGAGCAGGTGGCCTGGATCGCCAACCACGCCGAGGACCAGGTGCTGTGCTTCGACATGACCTTCCTGCCGGTGGTCAAGGCCATCTGGAGCAAGTGCAACACGGTCAAGCAATGGATTGCACTGTGCGACGCCGACAAGCTGCCCGCCGACACCGGCATCCCGAACCTGCGCTCCTACGAAGACTGGATCGCTGGCGAGAGCGAGCACTACACCTGGCCCCAGTTCGACGAAAACAGCGCTGCGGCGCTGTGCTACACCAGCGGCACCACCGGCAACCCCAAGGGCGCGCTGTACAGCCACCGATCCACCGTGCTGCACGCTTATGGCGCGGCGCTGCCCGATTCGGTGAACCTGTCGGCCCGCGACAGCGTGCTGCCCGTGGTGCCCATGTTCCACGTCAATGCCTGGGGCATTCCCTATGCCGCGGCCATGACCGGCGCCAAGCTGGTGTTCCCCGGTGCCGCCCTGGACGGCAAGAGCGTGTACGACCTGATCGAGGCCGAGGGCGTCACCCTGTCGGCCGGGGTGCCCACGGTGTGGCTGGGCCTGCTCACGCATGCGCAGCAGCAGGGCCTGAAGTTTTCCACCATGACGCGCACCGTCATCGGGGGCTCGGCCTGCCCGCCGGCCATGGTGCGGGCCTTCAAGCTGGAGTACGGCGTGACCGTGCTGCACGGCTGGGGCATGACCGAGATGTCGCCCCTGGGCACGGTGTGCAACCTGAAGCTGCCGCAGCTGAAGCTGGGCATTGAAGACCAGTTGACCATCATGGCCAAGCAGGGCCGCGGCATCTTCGGCGTGGAGATGAAGATCGTGGACCCCGACGGCAAGGAAATGCCCTGGGACGGCAAGACCAGCGGCGACCTGCTGGTGAAGGGGCCCTGGATCATCGCCAGCTACTTCAAGGGCGAGGGCGGCGACCCGCTGGTGGACGGCTGGTTCCCCACCGGCGACGTGGCCACCATCGACGCCGACGGCTTCCTGCAGATCACCGACCGCAGCAAGGACGTCATCAAGTCCGGCGGCGAATGGATCAGCTCCATCGACGTGGAGAACATCGCCATGGCGCACCCGGCGGTGGCCATGGCCGCGTGCATCGGCGTGCCGCACCCGAAATGGGACGAACGCCCGCTGCTGGTGGTGGTGAAGAAGCCCGGCGCCGAGGCCACGCGCGAGGCCATCCTGGCCTTCTTCGAGGGCAAGATCGCCAAGTGGCAGGTGCCCGACGACGTGGCTTTTGTCGACAGCATCCCGCTGGGGGCCACCGGCAAGATGCAGAAGAACAAGCTGCGCGATCAGTTCAAGTCGCACACCTTGCCCGGAAACTGA
- a CDS encoding stress-induced morphogen (PFAM: BolA-like protein) has translation MGVTAEQIEATLRERLAPEKLQVRDDSHLHAGHAGAREGAHFGVLICSTRFEGLTRVARHRLVYDSLADLMGKGIHALAIETRTPSEDGPGSTH, from the coding sequence ATGGGTGTGACGGCCGAGCAGATCGAAGCCACGTTGCGTGAGCGCCTGGCGCCGGAAAAGCTGCAGGTGCGCGACGACAGCCACCTGCATGCCGGCCATGCCGGAGCGCGTGAGGGCGCTCATTTCGGTGTGCTGATTTGTAGCACCCGTTTCGAGGGCCTGACGAGGGTGGCGCGACACCGGCTCGTGTATGATTCTTTGGCCGATTTGATGGGCAAAGGCATCCACGCCCTGGCCATCGAGACCCGCACTCCAAGCGAAGACGGGCCGGGTTCCACGCACTGA
- a CDS encoding branched-chain amino acid ABC-type transport system, permease component (PFAM: Branched-chain amino acid transport system / permease component) gives MDQVLINLLNGLSSGLLLFMLSSGLTLILSMMGVLNFAHASFYMLGAYIGFSLTGVLGFWPALLLAPLAVGVLGGLFERGALRRVHKFGHVPELLITFGLSYVILEVVQLVWGRTPVPFQPPAGLQGPAFTLVQSTRDGMSLALGAAPAELCAGAADVVVKCSRFPMTRAFMMLVALLMLLALWLLLTRTRIGLIIQAALTHPEMVEALGHDVPKVFMLVFGSGCALAGLAGVIGGITFITEPAMAAVVGSIIFVVVVVGGMGSLAGAFVGSLVVGLLQTLPLTVDASLADLINRLGGQVSASTFGWPLLRITLAQAAPILPYLLLVLILIFRPKGLLGTREG, from the coding sequence GTGGACCAGGTCCTGATCAACCTCCTGAACGGCCTCAGCTCCGGGCTGCTGCTGTTCATGCTGAGTTCCGGCCTCACGCTGATACTCAGCATGATGGGTGTGCTGAATTTCGCCCATGCCAGCTTCTACATGCTGGGGGCCTACATCGGCTTTTCGCTCACCGGCGTGCTGGGTTTCTGGCCGGCCCTGCTGCTGGCGCCGCTGGCAGTGGGTGTGCTGGGTGGCTTGTTCGAGCGGGGCGCCTTGCGCCGCGTGCACAAGTTCGGCCATGTGCCTGAACTGCTGATCACCTTCGGCCTGAGCTACGTGATCCTGGAAGTGGTGCAACTGGTGTGGGGCCGCACGCCGGTGCCTTTCCAGCCGCCGGCCGGGCTGCAGGGCCCGGCCTTCACCCTGGTGCAGAGCACGCGCGACGGCATGTCCCTGGCGCTGGGCGCGGCGCCGGCCGAACTGTGCGCCGGTGCGGCCGACGTGGTGGTGAAGTGTTCGCGCTTCCCGATGACGCGGGCCTTCATGATGCTGGTGGCCCTGCTGATGCTGCTGGCGCTGTGGCTGCTGCTCACGCGCACCCGCATCGGCCTCATCATCCAGGCCGCGCTGACGCACCCCGAGATGGTGGAAGCGCTGGGCCACGACGTGCCCAAGGTCTTCATGCTGGTCTTCGGCAGCGGTTGCGCCCTGGCCGGGCTGGCCGGCGTCATCGGCGGCATCACCTTCATCACGGAACCGGCCATGGCCGCGGTGGTGGGCTCCATCATCTTCGTGGTGGTGGTGGTGGGCGGCATGGGTTCGCTGGCCGGGGCCTTTGTGGGCAGCCTGGTGGTGGGCCTGCTGCAGACCCTGCCGCTGACGGTGGACGCGTCGCTGGCCGACCTGATCAACCGCCTGGGCGGCCAGGTCAGCGCCAGCACTTTCGGCTGGCCGCTGCTGCGCATCACGCTGGCGCAAGCGGCGCCCATCCTGCCCTACCTGCTGCTGGTGCTGATCCTGATCTTCCGGCCCAAGGGCCTGCTGGGCACGCGGGAAGGCTGA
- a CDS encoding parvulin-like peptidyl-prolyl isomerase (PFAM: PPIC-type PPIASE domain) — protein MFETPLALRAAAAAAFVALALPVAAQNIALVNGKAVPKSRVETLLNQAKRANPGQPVAPEMEQRAREEVVMREIFAQEAEKRGVAATADFRAQVELLRQTVLIRELFENYKKNNPVSDTEAKAEYDKFKGQSVGTEYRARHILVEKEDEAKALIAQIKGGAKFDDLAKKNSKDPGSGEQGGDLGFAKPDAYVPEFSQAMVKLKKGELTETPVKSQFGYHVIQLEETREAQFPEFDAVKPQIKQRLEQIKLQKYQDDLRKAAKTDFKFAQQ, from the coding sequence ATGTTTGAGACTCCGCTCGCCCTGCGCGCCGCCGCCGCGGCTGCCTTTGTTGCCCTGGCCCTGCCCGTCGCGGCCCAGAACATTGCACTCGTCAATGGCAAGGCGGTGCCCAAGTCGCGCGTCGAGACGCTGCTGAACCAGGCCAAGCGCGCCAACCCCGGCCAGCCCGTCGCCCCCGAAATGGAGCAGCGCGCCCGCGAAGAGGTGGTGATGCGCGAGATCTTCGCCCAGGAAGCCGAAAAGCGCGGTGTGGCCGCCACGGCCGACTTCCGTGCCCAGGTGGAACTGCTGCGCCAGACCGTGCTGATCCGCGAGCTGTTCGAGAACTACAAGAAAAACAACCCCGTCAGCGACACCGAAGCCAAGGCCGAGTACGACAAGTTCAAGGGCCAGAGCGTGGGCACCGAGTACCGCGCCCGCCACATCCTGGTGGAAAAGGAAGACGAGGCCAAGGCGCTGATCGCCCAGATCAAGGGCGGCGCCAAGTTCGACGACCTGGCCAAGAAGAATTCCAAGGACCCGGGCTCCGGCGAACAAGGCGGCGACCTGGGCTTTGCCAAGCCCGACGCCTACGTGCCCGAGTTCAGCCAGGCCATGGTGAAGCTGAAGAAGGGCGAACTGACCGAAACCCCGGTGAAGAGCCAGTTCGGCTACCACGTCATCCAGCTCGAAGAAACGCGCGAAGCGCAGTTCCCCGAGTTCGACGCCGTCAAGCCGCAGATCAAGCAGCGCCTGGAACAGATCAAGCTGCAGAAGTACCAGGACGACCTGCGCAAGGCGGCCAAGACCGACTTCAAGTTCGCGCAGCAGTAA
- a CDS encoding Intracellular septation protein A (PFAM: Intracellular septation protein A~TIGRFAM: intracellular septation protein A), which translates to MKFLLDFLPIILFFGSYTYADGHRDWTAQFISEHFGALISGGRVSTDEAPVMLATLVVIPATLATVAWLKARGQKVGLMLWISLGTVVVLGGLTLWLHSETFIKWKPSVLYWTMGLLFWVSQTFFRKNLLRMQLGDQMELPETVWHRLNFAWIFYFGMMGLLNLWVAYSFDTRTWVRFKTFGGMGISVIFILAQGFYMSRYIKDDPTPAPAPGDSRS; encoded by the coding sequence ATGAAATTCCTGCTCGACTTCCTGCCCATCATCCTGTTCTTCGGCAGCTACACCTACGCCGATGGCCACCGGGACTGGACGGCCCAGTTCATTTCCGAGCACTTCGGCGCCCTGATCTCGGGCGGGCGCGTCAGCACCGACGAGGCGCCGGTGATGCTGGCCACGCTGGTGGTCATCCCGGCCACACTGGCCACCGTGGCCTGGCTGAAGGCGCGCGGCCAGAAGGTGGGGCTGATGCTCTGGATCAGCCTGGGCACCGTGGTGGTGCTGGGCGGGCTGACGCTGTGGCTGCACAGTGAGACCTTCATCAAGTGGAAGCCCAGCGTGCTGTACTGGACCATGGGCCTGCTGTTCTGGGTGAGCCAGACCTTCTTCCGCAAGAACCTGTTGCGCATGCAACTGGGTGACCAGATGGAACTGCCGGAAACCGTGTGGCACCGGCTGAACTTCGCCTGGATCTTCTACTTCGGCATGATGGGCCTGCTGAACCTGTGGGTGGCCTACAGCTTCGACACCCGAACCTGGGTGCGCTTCAAGACCTTCGGCGGGATGGGCATCTCGGTCATTTTCATCCTGGCACAGGGCTTCTACATGAGCCGCTACATCAAGGACGACCCCACCCCTGCGCCAGCGCCCGGCGATTCGCGTTCCTGA